ACTtacctgcacaacatgcgactcgcagatgaTGTCGCATGtgtaacatgcgagtcgcatgctGTGCCATTCCATCGCAGATGCTGACAGAGAGTTCGGCTTCATGGGCTGCATTGTGGcatcacctgcgattcgcaggtgcaATCGCGGGTACGACATGCGAATCACAGGTTGTGCAGCATGTCATGCCAATTGGCGTTTTTCAAAATCTTCTTCTTTGTGCACAcactttattcctacacacaTCAAAAAAGTAAAAACAACAATACATGAAAATAAAACTTGGGTAGCCTCCTAAAaagcgcttgattttacgtcgcagcacgacgttgATACCGGTTCAGCCCTTTCATGGCTCATTGAGGAGGAAGACCTCGATAATCTTTGCTTCATTCTGAGATCCCAAGTAATGTTTCACCCTTTGCCCATTCACCTTGATTTTATTACCACTCGGGCAAACAAGTTCAGTTGCTCCAGATGGGAACACTTGTGTGATTTCAAACGGGccggaccatttggatttcaactttCCGGGAAACAACCGGAGCCTGGAGTTGAACAACAATACGTGATCCCCGATGCTGATCTCTCTTTGcaagatcttcttgtcatggaagtgtttcatgcgggccttgtagagtgaagaacTCGCATATGCTTTAAGTCGAAATTCATCGAGCTCGTTAATCTGCTCCaacctcaagtttgaggcatcaccccACTCTacattcaactttttcaaggcccacaatgcctgatgttcgagttccaccggaagatgacaagcttttccaaaCACCAATTGATATGGAGACATGCCAATTGGGGTCTTGTAGGATGTTCGGTATacccataaagcatcatccaatTTCTTTGACCAATCAGTCTggttagcattcactgttttggAAAGTATGCTCTTAATCTGTCTATTTGAAACCTCAACTtggccacttgtttggggatgatacggGGTGACAACTTTATGCAGTACCCATGGCACATTACCTGTAAAATAGGACCCGTGATGCCTTCTGAGTCACAAAGTGTCATTGTCTTTTGTGAGGGACAACCATTGAACATAGAAGTGAGTAATATAGCTTTTCCCAATGATAGACGGGGTGACAACGCTCTTGAGGGAAAAAGTTACGTAAATATGTTCTTGTGTGTGTGCATCTGTGTTgcgtgttaaaaaaaaaaaattcaagtgaCTCACCTGCGAGCAGTATCTGCGATTCGCATgtttgacatgcgaatcgcacctGCTGCAGCAGGTGTTGATAGTGAAGAACTAGTAAGCAAGTGTCATCCGCAACACTACCTGCGAGtcacacatgcgactcgcatgttgtgTTTCGCAGGTGGTGCCACCCTTCAATGCTTTGTTTTTGTATTCTTTTCTTATATATACCTCTTTATTGTTGCTAAACGAACACCATAAATAATGGATATATTTTTGTATGTGTGCAGGATGGTTCGATCAAATCAAGCTCAAGGTGGAGGAAAACGAGTAACACGACAAACCTCCACCTCTAGAAGAAAAGATGGAAAACCCGGAGGAACACCGAGAGTGGGTTGCTTCAGTGATTGCCTCAGGGACTCCACCATGGCTGGATCTATCTGTCTCgattgagaagaacactttcaaccgcgaagccaagttttggctatcCCTAATATCATCGCGGGTGATTCCTTCCAAGCATAACACTGACATACCCATTACAAAGTGTATTCTCATCGCATCACTCATGTTCGGGTACCTCGTCGACGTGGGGGTGATAATCCGAGACGAGATCAAGACTAAGTCCACTCAAAAAGGCACATCGCTCCCTTTTCCTTGTTTGATCACTGAATTATGTCTCCGAAAAAAGGTGCGCGATATTCCCCGGGTGGACAGAATGTTACAGGTTGAACAAACAATCAATTACACCATGTTAGAACCGGGGACTAGAAAGCGAAAGCGGGTGAGCTCAGAGCCAAGAGCTTCGGGGACAACACTTGATGCTCATATTCTTGAGCCCGAAGACTTGGCCACTGATGATGCGGAGACAGCTCCTAGCACTGCCCCTCAAGCTCCGGGGGCTGACCCTCCGAGTTCTTCCACTACAGTTCCCGCTGCCCCTGTTCCACCATCCACCACAGCAGCTCGTGGAGTGTCTATCGAGGGTATGCGAGTGCTCCGGGCAGCAGATGCTAAagttaattggttggttgagaggcTTCCCGATTTTGTGAAAGAGGCGATTGAGGCAGCAATGGCACCCTACACTCAGGCGATCACAGATATTAGGAAAGAGCAGGACAAAATTAAGGAGCATGTTCGCCACATTGATCGTCGGTTGGAGCAGATTGAGGGGGCAGTGCGGGCGGCCTTCCTGCCATTCTGGCGGACCTAGCTAAGGTCAAGGAGGACATTCGAGTATTGAAAGTCCCCGATATTGAGctcagtgcacccattctaccattcggtgcctccttattctccactGGGCCCACAGCGCCTGCCATGCCTTCGGGAAAAGGGGTGGAGGAGCCAGCTGGGGAGGAAGAAAGTGAGGAAGAGTTTGACGACGAGCTGGAGGTTGACCCAGCTGTTGAGGAGGCACGTACTTCCGCCCGGGCTGCTGGTATCGCTGAGGCTGAGATTGACACATACGTGGCCATGCAGCAATCCCTAGAGGTGAGCGGGAAATCCAGAGGGGCCTCTCGACCCCCGAGGGCGGGTGAGGCCAGTTCATCCACCGCTCCTCCAGCTGACACACGATTGCCCCCGTCTGTGGGGCCTGAGATATTGACACCCGGGCTGGAGGATGATATTGCACCGCTCCCATTGATAGTACCTCCGTTGGAGGTCCTCCCTGCTGATCAGACACCATCGGACGCCTGATGCGTCCATCGTGAGTTACTCATCCCTTGtactacatttgatgcattggggacactgcatattccttttgttgggggtgggaCAGCTCACGCtgcatatgtttgtttttattgttgtagGATAGgtcatatgtttgtttttattgttttaggataGCTCATGTTTAAGTTTGTGCACTTGTAGTGTgtcattgccaagtataatagtgatggttgatcgGTTTATAAATTTTTTCTTGTTTCGTATTTTGATAACACCCCTCCCTCAAAATTCTTGCGTATGTACTCAGAGGGGAGGAGCAACACTAACATGACTCATTTGGTGACACACAAATATTTTGCAAGcctagaatgatgggttgagaagaagatagcaaagtaatccatgtgTCATGTGTGTGAAAGGTTATTGTCCTAGTCTTGTGCAAAATTGTGATccagaacttgcccggaaagtatctcaaggcgaaatactaaactacacttgtttgaaaaaggatattaggctctcctaaaaattcctacccattgcattgatatcctagttaacccatttttgaGTCGTAACtttgcttttcttttctttcattacaACCTTGTGACAGGCCTCATTCCTTTTGCCCTTGTTTACCCACCTTTTGGCACCCTATCTCCCTAAGCAAATCGAATACGCTACAATAGGCTAAAGCGcttaagtttgggggtggtagctggcaaaaaaaaaaagtatatgtaGATATTTGTATAGAGAAAGGTGTGTATaggtacatataaattgtatgttTAGCAGTAAACGCAAGggtgtgaataatggttgtgacGTAAGGAATAAATGGGGAAACTAGAGAAGAAATAACGATATTGGCAAAAGGAGGCACGAATTGGCTTAAATGCTGAAGAAGGGACGGATTAGGTGAAGGAAGCGTGTtcgaaaatgcttagggagacgtcaagtcactcttacccaaatttcaccccaccttaaccccgaaccttaactatgacccgcaagtcctaattgattttgaacaaagtgtgtttacattagtggagaaatacttaaagggcaagcttatggcaccacattttttgtacttgtacattttcttttctgagtgtgagttgttctctccttattcgtcttttgtcccagttgctattcgtgaatatgtgtgtgtgggactttctttggtcttttgtgagggcatgtggattactaggctcaacgaaagaattacttcttgacacttcatttcaagtcgtttcttttaaagatagaataacATTGTGTCATCAAGTGCTGCAGTTGATTAATGCTCGCCTTTTGAGGAAAGGCACCATGCCTCGCAACAGGAGGGAGGGAAACTCGTATTTTGAATTATTATGTTTTGACTGATCACGATCATCATTGTAGTACCTAGCAATTGGCATATATTGTAGTTCTGTTTtaaatgcttgaggacaagcaaaagaaTAAGtgtgggggtgttgatgagtcgtgaaattacagctcattcgacgccaactacttagtcttttgtaaatacttttgatgtcgtttctcgtgtttttgtgtcaatttgtagaataacatgtgccggaagcaaCTTGAAGCAGAACTGAACCAgggcatcacctgcgactcgcacgtactacatgcgagtcgcaggtggtgcagcatctgTTGATAGAGATGGCCAAAGAagacaccacatgcgacaccacataCGAGTCGCAGGtggcacatgcgaatcgcatctgGTGTCGCAGATGTTGCTCAACAGATGATTGAAGACGCGACACCTGCGAGGATGTGATGCAATCTGCcactcgcatgttgcacatgcgacaccatCTGCGATCCGCACCAAATGCGCAGGGCCATTTTAGTCTGGAAATTGTTtccgttttggacatgctataaatagattttctagggttttggatgagattattctgcagtttttagcatagactcttgtggagctcatttattgttggttggtgaagcatttaagagatttctttggcttttgtcatcttctccatccaacacttttgtaagatttatgaatacattttacttgattgctttacctttaatgaatattagtagctaatctttcagctaaggctgtgggatcaaatgtgttagttatgtgattgggtttcatattcatactacatttatatgctagtggtgttttctattaactcttcaagcattaatgtcttgtgatggtgtacaacattacttgtgccttaataccattactttgcttggaaaagaaagtagaggttaggaaaagagttaatagcaacaatgtgggtcattaaatccatctaatagcttgagctaggaataggaaagctagttgaggctacatgggtgttctcttataaaacattctagggcttggaaaagcctaggatgaaatttgctgatttggttggaaaacttttggcaagaatcgcgtaacccttggcttaatgcacctaggcatataaataagttgaattgatacctaatcgcattactttccattggaaccacaaccttagtcccatttaccaattgttTACATCGTATAACCATTCCcagtttttaatgaacaaacaacaatcaaactcttattatatttcctttccccttgaaatatagactaatagtcaggTGTTACACTTatcaagtatatttcttcattgtattctctgtgggattcgaccccaaccttgttgggttctatatttgacaacgaccgcttactcctgatatcaaaggtgtaatttggggCATATACTAACTATTGAACACCCTTGACAAAGAAGAGAGAGATAGCCCAGCAGCTAAGGGTGTTCAAATCTTACTTAGAGGTGTGGGTTCGCGCCTTGGCTCCTACaatttgctttattttttttatttttttttcctgtttAGAATTTAGTGTTTGACTTTGCTCGGGCAAAGGTCAGTCTTGCACCTTCAAATTATTCATGCGCTGCTTTTTTTTTCCTCACCCATCCCCTGGCCTAAAAGTATGAACATCCTTAATAAAAATCCTGGTTCCGCCACTGGGGTGGAGTCCCGAGGGGTTTGCTGACATGGTTTACGGTTGGTGGAACTCGTTTGTAGATAGGGGATTCCTGATAATGTGTTGGCTAGGACGCTGAAGCTACTAAATTAAAATTGAGGAGTGAAAgacgtttgatatgattttgctGAAGTTAGAAAAGAAAAGGagtatttgaagttgaagttgaaaaaggGTATTTGGAATCCTTCAGATGCCCTGAGAAAAAGAGAACATGCTGAATAAAATAATGGCTTTCGTAATGTGAGCAAAGGGATTTATCAGACTGAGAAATGGCAGAGAAACCTGATGCTGTTACGGAACTACAAGAAGCGGAAAAGCTGGAAGAGATATCCTGGAGATAAAAGTCTATTATCTTGTGGCTGAAGTCTACTGACAAAAATTCTTCTAAAAGATGGCAAACATGCATAGCCAGCATAATCTAATAGAGATATAAAAATTTGTTATGAAATCAAACTAAAAGAACAACAATATTGAAAGAAGTGTAAGACCATTGAGAGGGATATAACTTTCTTGATTTCTTTCGTGCAAACATAACATAAGTTCCAACGTCTCAGTTTGTAAGCCTTCCATTGGGCGGTGCAAAGTTCACATGGAACAGGGTGGATAAATCAAGGTCAAAATCAGGATTTGACACATTCCTGGTTTCTACTAATTAGGAGATGGTGCCGAACATGGTTCAAGTACCTTTACTCAAACTTGCTTCAGACTATTTACCATCTTGCTAGACTCTACCAAAGTGAGAAGAAGACAGATTCCTTTCACATTTTTTGAACATGATTCCTTTCACGTTTTTTGAACATGTAATTGAATGAGGGGCTCTGGAGGTAGAAAGTCACAGTGGTGAGGCAGTTATCAAGTCATTTGACTCATTCTGTCTAGCAAGGAACCGAAGCTCTTGAAGGGAATGGAACAAGGAGGTGTTGCGGAGGCTTGAGGTTAGGACAAGGGAGTTAATGAATGACTTCAGGGAGATTGAGGGACTGGAAAGGGTTAGGGCTATGTTGCTCGAACTCTTCAAAATGCCTTCGGCTGCGTGTCGGATACTCCAAAAGTAGTACATTtgttggaggatccgacacggatGTGGCAATATTTtttaagagtccgagcaacatagggtTAGTGAGTTAGAAGAATGGGAAAATGAGAAGGTAAGAAGTGAAGGGAGAGTTAGATATGAGGGCTATAACTCAAGTGACCATTCCTTGTTTTTTGTTCTCCGTGCCGCCTAAGTTATTAGGATGAAAGGAAATATGAGGTGAGAAACTGGATAAGTTTCTATTGAATTGGGCTTTAATGCATGTAAAGATAAGTACAGCGGCTATGCTGTGCACCTTTCAATGGCACTAGTTTTGCAAGAGTAGTCTTCTACCATAAGAAAAGGACAGCAGGCTATATGATAGATAACATATAAACTAAGCATAGTAAGTCACTGGCTCATAATTTCGGAAAACACATAAATTAGAGTTTTTTTCTTCATTCTCCTAAAGTGTTGAGGACAAACTCAATGATCTATCTTGTTTATTATCCACTCTTTCCATGAAAATGTGATTAACAACAGTGTATAAGAGCTCTGGGTCTTTAAAAACATTATGCTGCTGTATTTTCTGAGGTATAACTTGGCATAGTCTTATTAACTTCCTAATTCAAACCAATTGAACATAATCTTTTGTGTTATAACTATGAAAATGCTCCAACATTAAAGTTTACAAAATAAGTACTGTGAGATTCTCCTCTATAGCTAGAAGCAAGAAGCCTTCTGCCATCTAAAATGTGAAAATCATCCAGCTTTTGGGTTATTTCTCATGTCGTAACAAGATAGATGGGTTATGAGATTATCACACATTACCTTCTCAAAACCTTGAGCTCCACCATAGTAAGGGTCTGGAACTTCAGTTTCATCATGCTTCTTACAATAGGAACACATCAAGCGAACCTTTTCAGCTGCATCAGCTGGCAATGGCTCTCTATGGATCCACCTCTCCAGAGCCCCAAGTATATCAGCTGTGagttaaaaaaaacaaatcagttCTTGATACAGTACATATGTACAAGATAGGCCCAAATATAAGGCACCCAAGGTGTGGCCTAGTGATCAATGAAGTGGATTAAGAACCATGAGGTCTCGGGTTCAAAAACAAGTGGAGGCAAAACTACAAGGTACTTTTTTCGTATTTGTCCAAGCCTTGGTCCGTGGAATTAGTCCAGGTACAAGCAAGTTGACCCGACACCACGGTTATTAAAAAAAAGAACCCAATAAGAAAGAAGAGCTAGAAACCCACAACCCAGAATTTGACAAAGGGGCTGTGCAAAAACCCACCTTTGTTTTGCTCATCCATAGCAAGAATGAGATCAAAATCTTTGAAATCAGAAGGCCTAATCGGCCTAGATATAGAAGTTATCGCAACTCCACGCCTTTTAGCAGCAGCCCTCATTCTTGGGTCAGCATCATTCCCCTTTAAGACAATCAAAAACAAACAGCAAACATAATCAACTCCAAGAAATGCCAAAACCATAAAAAGTTACAAATTTTTCAGACACCAAGTGGATGTACCTCATGATAATTGATAGTACCCGCAGAATCAATCTTAAACTACAAATTTTATTGACACCCGAGTGGAAATACCTCACGGTAATCAATATTACCAGCAGAATCAATCTTAAATTACAAATATTACAGACACCCAAGTAGAAATACCTCAAGATAATTAACAGTACCAGCAGAATCATTCTTGAATCACAAATCTTACAGACACCCTAGTGGAAAaacctcaacaacaacaacatacccagtaaaatcccacaagtggggtctggggagggtagagtgtacgtagaccttacccctgccttggagaggttgtttccgataaacCCTCGGCTCAGGATAAAGCAAAAATAAAACAGgttaaaaaggaaaaaggaacagAAACTACAGCAAAACAGTACGCTAAGCAAATAACACAAGACAGTGGATAGTAACAGAAATCAAAGGATTAAAAACTACATGAGAAATACTACGACTACTAGTAAGGAAAGAAAAGTGAGGCAATGCTCTAtcacctactaaccttctatcctaatccgtgttctccacaacctcctatctaaggtcatgtcctcggtaagctgtaactgcgccatgccctgtctaatcacttctccccaatatttcttcggtctacctctacctctcctaaagcCATCCATAGTCAACCTGTCACACCTCCACACTAGGACATCCGCACATCTCTTCATATGCCCGAACCATCtaagcctcgcttcccgcatcttgtcctccatcaAGGCCACTCCCACTTTGTCCTGGATATCTTCACTTCTAATCCTATCTCTactagtatgcccacacatccaccgtaGCATCCTCATGATAGTTAATAGTACAAGCGGAATCAATCTCAAATTACAAAATTTACACACCCAAGTGGAAATACCTCATGATAATTAGTAATAGTGATAGCAGAATCATTTACAGACACCCAAGTGGAAATACTTCATAATAATCAGTAGTACTATCAGAATCAAACTTAAAAATTACAAATTTAGCGACACCCAAGTGGAAGTACCTCATGATAATCCATACTACCGCCAGAATCAATCTTAAATTACAAATTTTACAAACACCAAGTGGAAATACCTCATGATAATTAATAATACTAGcaaaatcaatccaaaaccataaAAAGAAACAAATTTAACAGACACCCAAGTAGAAATACCTCATGATAACTAATAGTACCAGCAGAATCATTCCAAAACCATAAAAAGTACCAATTTTTACATGCATCCAAGTAGAAATACCTCAAGATAATTAATAATGCCAACGGAATCAATCTCAAATTACAATTTAcagacaacaacaacatactcagtgcaatcccacaagtggggtctggagagggtagagtgtacagaccttacctctaccttgggaggtagagaggttgtttccggaagacccccggctcaagaaAAAGACATGAGAAAATGGTTCAGATAAGAATTGACGAAAGTAAGGAAGCCATGGCAAAATACTATAGATAAGAATTATGAAAAAAAGTAGCAGTAACTGCAGCAAACTAATACAATACACGAAGTACAAGAGACAGCATATAATAACAAGTAATCGAAGGGCAGAAAACTACAAAGATAATATTATGCCTACTAGTGGAAATACCTCATGATAATTAGTAATAGTGATAGCAGAATCATTTACAGACACCTTCAATACCATAAAAAATTACAAATTTTACAGACACCCAAGTGAAAATACATCATGAAAATTAATAATACTAGCAAAATCATTCCAAAACCATAAAAAATCACAAATTTTAGAGACACCCAAGTGAAAATTACCTCATGATGATCAATACTACCAGCATAATCAATCTTAAAATACAATTATTACAGACACCCAAGTGGAAATATGTCATGATAATCAATACTACCAGCAGAATCAATCATAAACTACAAATTTTACAGACACCAAAGTGGAAATACCTCATGATAATCAGCACTACCAGCATAATCAACCTCAGATTACAACTTTTACAAACACCCAAGTGGAAATACCTCATGATGGTAAatagctatgttgctcggactctccaaaaaagCTGCCACACCGTGTCGGATCCTCCGAAAATGCTACTTTTGGAAGATCCGACATGCACTTGGCGGCATTTTGAGTCTGATCAACATAGATTAATAGTACCAGCAGAATCAATCTTATAATGGTACAAATTTACAGACACCCAAGTGGAAATACCTCAAGATAATAAATAGTACCAGCAGAATCATTCCAAAACCATAAAAAGTTCCAATTTTTACATACACCCTAGTGAAAATACCTCATGATAATCAATAATACCAGCAGAATCATTCCAAAACCATACAAAAATACAAATTTTACAGACACCCAAGTGGAAATATCTCATGATAATCAATAGTACCAGGCCAGATCATTCCAAATCCATAAAAAAATACAAATTTTACAGACACCTACCTCATGATAATTAGTAATAGTTCCAGCAGAATCAACTCCAAGAAATTCCAAAAACCATAAAAAGTTACAATTTTTACAAACACCCAAGTGGAAATACCTCAAGATAATCAATCTTGAGACTTAAATTACAAATTTTATAGACATCCAAGTGGAAATACCTCATGATAATCAATCTTAAGACTTAAATTTACAATTTTTACAGACACCAAAGTGAAAATACCTCATGATAATTAATAGTACCAGCAGAATCAATCTTAAACTTAGAATCAAGACCCTTTTTCTTAACCAAATCTGTAAAAACACCTTCAGCAGCAGGACTTCTACATATATTACCAAGACAAACAAAGAGAACAGAAAATGGTTTTGTATTTTGGTCTGTTGTTGATGCCATTGAAGCTTTAATTATTCCTCTTTTATGACTTTCTTTTAGATGAAATGTGTATTTATTAGAAGGAATGTGAATATTGAGAAATGGGAGTTTGAGAGAGTGATGAGTAGCATAATTAGAGTGATGGCAGTTTGGTAATTTTGAAGTAGTTGGAATTGTGAGTGTACTATTGAGTAAGGACCTCATCATTCAACTCCAATGGTGGTTACTCCAATGGTGGTTGGTTCTGGTTAGGCATGAAAAAGCTAAAGATATTAAAGAAATGAGAAAATACTTAAAAGAGTAAATTTAAACATGTGTGAAATTCTATTTTTAATGTGTCATTTAGATATtgaattttaatatatttagttaCGGATAGTACCTAGTGATTATTGAAAAATCAAAAACACCATTCTAAAATAAAAATATTGTTCAAACTAATAATTATGTAGTAAGATTTTCAAGATATAGGGGATGTAAGTCGGTCATCTGATGATAGGATAAATCCTGAAAAAATTCACGAGCTCCGTATCATTAAAAGATTCACAATGCACTCTAATCCCATTTCATTCGACAAAAAATTTCGCTAGTTGTGCCTTTTTAGGATAGCTATTTAATAAATGACTAATTTTTTATTTCTCTTGCAAAGTAGAGATCCCTTTTAAGCAAACTGAAAAATTATGAAGAAATGCTAGA
The sequence above is a segment of the Lycium barbarum isolate Lr01 chromosome 6, ASM1917538v2, whole genome shotgun sequence genome. Coding sequences within it:
- the LOC132600551 gene encoding uncharacterized protein LOC132600551, which codes for MMRSLLNSTLTIPTTSKLPNCHHSNYATHHSLKLPFLNIHIPSNKYTFHLKESHKRGIIKASMASTTDQNTKPFSVLFVCLGNICRSPAAEGVFTDLVKKKGLDSKFKIDSAGTINYHEGNDADPRMRAAAKRRGVAITSISRPIRPSDFKDFDLILAMDEQNKADILGALERWIHREPLPADAAEKVRLMCSYCKKHDETEVPDPYYGGAQGFEKVLDLLEDACDSLLESIVAQNKI
- the LOC132599682 gene encoding uncharacterized protein LOC132599682; the encoded protein is MENPEEHREWVASVIASGTPPWLDLSVSIEKNTFNREAKFWLSLISSRVIPSKHNTDIPITKCILIASLMFGYLVDVGVIIRDEIKTKSTQKGTSLPFPCLITELCLRKKVRDIPRVDRMLQVEQTINYTMLEPGTRKRKRVSSEPRASGTTLDAHILEPEDLATDDAETAPSTAPQAPGADPPSSSTTVPAAPVPPSTTAARGVSIEGMRVLRAADAKVNWLVERLPDFVKEAIEAAMAPYTQAITDIRKEQDKIKEHVRHIDRRLEQIEGAVRAAFLPFWRT